From the Nodularia sphaerocarpa UHCC 0038 genome, the window AAACAGTCGGACTATTGAGACGTTGGAGCAAAGCTGTCATCAGGGCTTGCTGTCGTTGCACTCTAGGTAGATCCCCTAGTCCGGCTTCACGGAACCGGGCAAACATTTCCGCCTTTTCACCGTCGAGGGTTTGCCAACCACTGACTAAATTAATCGATAACTGACTGCTGGAGTTTTGAGATTGCATTTCTTGGGGTACAAAGACATCAACCCCACCCAATTGATCAACTAACTGCCTTAAACCACTCGTAGAAATACGGATATAGCGATGAATCGGGGCATTGTTTAAAGTCCGGCTAACTACCCGTGCTGCCAAAACTGGACCACCTTGAGCATTGGCATCAGATACCTTAGTCAATCCCTTTTCGGGGATAGCAATCATAGTATCCCTGGGAATTGAAAGTACCCGCATAGTTTTATCTCTGGGGTTAAGCCTCACCAGTAACATGGTATCACTGGTTCCCGCAAAACTTTCCGGTGAGCCATCCACAGTACCTTGAATGGGATCAACTCCCATAATCAAAATATTCATTGGACGTGATAGTTTATACTGGGAAATATTGCCCCATAATTCACCAGGCAAAGGCACTTTCTGGTCATCCTTGCCAGAAAATCCTAATTCTTCATCTGTTCGCTCCAGATTGCTCCATAGTGGAGTCCAAAGCGCCACTGTCGATACCAGCAGACCTGATAAAACTATCCCCACCACTACTGTCAATGTCCACAGTAGCCATCGAGGCATAGTCAAGCCTAACCTGTCGTAAAGCTCGTTGGGAATTGCACCCACAGAGTCCACAACACTACGGGAAATAGTTCCTGGCTCATGAGGTACTATGTCCAGACTGGAGGCAGATGGCTGTTCAATTCCTAGCTCATTTTCTGCCCATTGTACTTGTTGAGGTCTTTCCTCTAGTTCTAACTCTGGTACTTGTTGAGACGGCACCTGATTTTCTGACCATTGAAATTGTTTAATCACAAATTATCTCCCCACTCAACCACTCCCTAAAGGTATGTTAATCGCAGCCACAAATCTTGCTAGAGCAAAAGCTCACTGTACACTGATAGTGATCTGAGCTAGGTGTGTATGACAACATGAGTAATTTACTGTTCCCTGTAATTCTTGCCGGTGGCAAAGGTGAGCGTTTTTGGCCCCTGAGTCGCAAAGACCGACCCAAACAATTTTTAAGTCTTGATGGTAGCTCTAGAAGTCTATTACAAGCAACTGCCGATAGACTAATTACAGTTGCAAGCGGTTGGAATAACCTCTGGGTAATTACTTCTAGTCAGATAGCCCCAGGTGTCAGACAACAACTACCTGAACTACCAGAGCAAAATTTATTAATTGAGTCACAAGGGCGAGACACTGCCGCAGCCGTTGCTTGGGCAAGTTTGGAAATTAAGCAGCGTTACGGAGAAGAGGCTATCATCGGCTTTTTTCCCTCTGACCACTGGATAACTGACCAAGAAGCGTTTAAACGCACCTTAGATGCTGCTACCCAGTTAGCGGCAACCACAGAGGCGATTGTCACTCTGGGGATCAAGCCTACTTTCCCATCAACTGGTTACGGCTACATCGAACAAGGCGAAAACATTGGTAGATTTAATGATTTGCCAGCCTATCACGTCAACCGTTTTACTGAAAAGCCCAACCGTGAAACAGCAGAAACTTTTTTATCTACGGGGCGTTTTAGCTGGAATAGTGGAATGTTCGTGTTTCGGGCTGGGGTCGTTCTCAAGGAACTACATACCCATGCGCCAGAAATTATCGAACCCTTAGAACAACAAGGCCCTGATATATATCCTCAGTTGCTTAAACAGAGTATAGACTATGCACTGATGGAAAAGACAAATTTAGCATACGTCTTGCCAGTTGAATTTGGTTGGGATGATTT encodes:
- a CDS encoding LCP family protein, encoding MIKQFQWSENQVPSQQVPELELEERPQQVQWAENELGIEQPSASSLDIVPHEPGTISRSVVDSVGAIPNELYDRLGLTMPRWLLWTLTVVVGIVLSGLLVSTVALWTPLWSNLERTDEELGFSGKDDQKVPLPGELWGNISQYKLSRPMNILIMGVDPIQGTVDGSPESFAGTSDTMLLVRLNPRDKTMRVLSIPRDTMIAIPEKGLTKVSDANAQGGPVLAARVVSRTLNNAPIHRYIRISTSGLRQLVDQLGGVDVFVPQEMQSQNSSSQLSINLVSGWQTLDGEKAEMFARFREAGLGDLPRVQRQQALMTALLQRLNSPTVLPRLPQLTRLMRKYFDTNLKVEEMMALANYSVNLERDNFQMTILPGNFSRFSQDPNSYWLNLNGQQSLLNNYVGVDVPGLRADLRPVDQRTIAIQNASNQPQLTEKVINYFKQKGFKNVYAVSDWPDTQRQTQIIVQKGDRQTGVELQQVIGLGQIDVSATGDLGSDLTIRIGQDWK
- a CDS encoding mannose-1-phosphate guanylyltransferase, which gives rise to MSNLLFPVILAGGKGERFWPLSRKDRPKQFLSLDGSSRSLLQATADRLITVASGWNNLWVITSSQIAPGVRQQLPELPEQNLLIESQGRDTAAAVAWASLEIKQRYGEEAIIGFFPSDHWITDQEAFKRTLDAATQLAATTEAIVTLGIKPTFPSTGYGYIEQGENIGRFNDLPAYHVNRFTEKPNRETAETFLSTGRFSWNSGMFVFRAGVVLKELHTHAPEIIEPLEQQGPDIYPQLLKQSIDYALMEKTNLAYVLPVEFGWDDLGDWNALERLLKKADNPNVELATHVGLDTQGAIVYATNSEDVIVTIGLEDVVIVRDRNVTLVVNKNRTQEIKQILKTLANDPRFTELL